A region of Diospyros lotus cultivar Yz01 chromosome 3, ASM1463336v1, whole genome shotgun sequence DNA encodes the following proteins:
- the LOC127797670 gene encoding uncharacterized protein LOC127797670: MSELWLYSIPRPPKTTHFSTLLSHLFLFFSFIFSHPLYLSLLIFFSPFLLKLLSFLSPLLITTSLLLLAFVLCSCHAVAERLNSSKMEDGDEEIRNIEELEAYKIFFDTSTFHESEENCSQADDDLQEKTVQVAWEETTQPIKGEKRSEDGVKSLINHDVEGQKVEENKAKGDGTKRTDNGRERNPKVRVECSQRHDSNANSITDNGGEYTSKLWESPSSRSLDTSLGSYGSMRREKEWKRTLACKLFEERHNVDGVEGMDSLWERYEMDSSNIARRRSHTKSKNKNKKKGVENYGDGDEEEDMAGQLCCLQALKFSAGKMNLGMGRPNLVKISKAIKGIGWLQHVTRHRKKGYSSIS, encoded by the coding sequence ATGAGTGAGCTGTGGTTGTACTCAATCCCTCGCCCTCCAAAAACTACCCATTTCTCTACTCTCCTCTCTCACCTattcctcttcttttccttcattttctctcaccctctctatctctctctcctcatcttcttctctccaTTCCTTCTCAagctcctctcttttctttctcctcttctcATCACCAcctctctcctcctcctcgCTTTCGTCCTCTGTTCATGCCATGCAGTTGCAGAGAGACTAAACTCGTCGAAGATGGAGGACGGAGACGAAGAGATTCGAAACATCGAGGAGCTTGAAGCTTACAAGATCTTCTTTGACACCTCAACTTTCCACGAAAGTGAAGAAAATTGCTCCCAAGCGGATGATGACTTGCAGGAGAAAACAGTGCAAGTTGCTTGGGAAGAGACCACTCAGCCCATCAAGGGAGAGAAGAGATCAGAAGATGGGGTTAAAAGCTTGATTAATCATGATGTGGAAGGGCAGAAGGTTGAAGAAAACAAGGCAAAAGGTGACGGAACGAAGCGTACTGATAATGGGAGAGAAAGAAATCCAAAAGTTCGTGTTGAATGTTCTCAAAGACATGATTCCAATGCAAATAGCATCACAGATAATGGTGGGGAATACACTTCGAAGCTCTGGGAAAGTCCGAGTTCGCGATCACTCGATACGAGTCTTGGGAGCTATGGATCGATGAGGAGGGAAAAGGAATGGAAGAGGACGTTGGCGTGCAAGCTCTTCGAGGAGAGGCACAATGTGGATGGTGTCGAGGGGATGGACTCGCTTTGGGAGAGATACGAAATGGATTCTAGCAACATTGCAAGGCGACGAAGCCACACCAAgagcaagaacaagaacaagaagaaaggtGTCGAGAACTATGGTGATGGTGATGAGGAAGAGGACATGGCCGGGCAATTGTGTTGCTTACAAGCACTGAAGTTCTCTGCAGGGAAGATGAATCTGGGAATGGGGAGGCCTAATCTCGTGAAGATTTCTAAGGCCATCAAAGGCATAGGATGGCTGCAACATGTTACTAGGCATCGCAAAAAAGGTTACAGTTCGATCTCTTAG